From a single Coriobacteriaceae bacterium genomic region:
- the prfA gene encoding peptide chain release factor 1: MRDKLEKIIKAYEELEKKLSDPAVASDIKEFTRLNKEYAHQSDLIAASREYIGALDDIEAAKEMLRDTSDADEKEMLQMDISENEEKLPQLEEDIKYMLIPSDPNDDKNTIVEIRSAAGGDEAAIFAGDLYKMYQRFCESRGWKTTVLDSSPSEAGGFKSIEFKVEGDRVYSVMKFESGVHRVQRVPKTESQGRIQTSTATVAVLPEAEEIDVQINQSDLRIDTYCASGPGGQCVNTTYSAVRITHLPTNTVVQSQEQRSQIQNREVCMQMLRARLYEMELEKQQAELGAERQSQIGHGNRSEKIRTYNQPQDRVTDHRIGFNSTYNGVLLGDQLGTVIEALAAAERAEKLAQAV; this comes from the coding sequence ATGCGCGACAAGCTCGAAAAGATCATCAAGGCCTACGAGGAGCTCGAGAAGAAGCTTTCCGACCCGGCCGTCGCCTCCGACATCAAGGAGTTCACGCGTCTCAACAAGGAGTACGCACACCAGTCCGACCTCATCGCTGCCTCGCGTGAGTACATCGGCGCGCTCGATGACATCGAGGCCGCCAAGGAGATGCTCCGCGACACCAGCGATGCGGACGAGAAGGAGATGCTCCAGATGGACATCTCCGAGAACGAGGAAAAGCTCCCGCAGCTCGAGGAAGATATCAAGTACATGCTCATCCCGAGCGATCCCAACGACGACAAGAACACCATCGTCGAGATTCGCTCCGCCGCCGGTGGCGACGAGGCTGCCATCTTTGCCGGCGATCTGTACAAGATGTATCAGCGCTTCTGCGAATCGCGCGGCTGGAAGACCACCGTGCTCGATTCCAGCCCCAGCGAGGCTGGCGGCTTTAAGTCCATCGAGTTCAAGGTCGAGGGCGACCGTGTCTACTCCGTCATGAAGTTCGAGTCCGGCGTGCACCGTGTCCAGCGCGTTCCCAAGACCGAGTCCCAGGGTCGCATCCAGACCTCCACGGCTACCGTCGCCGTGCTTCCCGAGGCCGAGGAGATTGACGTCCAGATCAACCAGTCCGATCTGCGCATCGACACCTACTGCGCTTCGGGCCCTGGCGGTCAGTGCGTTAACACCACCTACTCCGCCGTGCGCATCACCCACCTGCCCACCAACACCGTGGTGCAGTCGCAGGAGCAGCGCTCCCAGATCCAGAACCGCGAGGTCTGCATGCAGATGCTGCGCGCTCGTCTGTACGAGATGGAGCTCGAGAAGCAGCAGGCAGAGCTCGGTGCCGAGCGCCAGAGCCAGATCGGCCACGGCAACCGTTCCGAGAAGATCCGCACCTACAACCAGCCCCAGGACCGCGTGACCGACCACCGCATCGGTTTCAACTCCACCTACAACGGCGTGCTTCTGGGCGACCAGCTCGGCACCGTCATCGAGGCCCTCGCCGCCGCCGAGCGAGCCGAGAAGCTGGCACAGGCCGTTTAG
- a CDS encoding ATP-binding protein has protein sequence MLDTLRSWRAEKGAECLLIKGARQVGKSYIVAEFGRQDYESFISIDFIGSPDLKRVFDGPIDADSIYRQISLVVPGVRFVPGRTLLFLDEIQECPRARAALKYLALDGRCDVVASGSLLGIRFKEEAALASIPVGYEREVEMGPLDFEEYLWARGYGEDDIANLREYYESLIPVPVAVNQKMMQMLREYLAVGGMPAVVDAFARTDNFAVAFDEQSRLLASYLDDVARYAQAPERGRARACFESLPRQIAKENTKFQYSVVENRGTARKFGSSVDWLVGAGMVRRCQSVSAAQFPLAAYEDGTKFRLYAADTGVLMAMYGFEMLEAVVNNKLAGPMKGGLYENLVACMLSARGVALRYWRSQKGDREIEFLVDSPDASVVPIEVKASRGSTVSLNDMLERQDVNLGYKLIDGNVGRDGKKVTLPLYMAMFLK, from the coding sequence ATGCTCGACACCCTCCGTTCGTGGCGGGCGGAAAAGGGCGCCGAATGCCTTCTCATCAAGGGCGCGCGACAGGTTGGCAAGTCGTACATCGTCGCCGAGTTCGGGCGGCAGGACTACGAAAGCTTCATCTCCATAGACTTCATTGGGTCCCCGGACCTTAAGCGGGTGTTCGATGGCCCAATCGATGCCGACTCGATCTACCGGCAGATATCGCTCGTCGTGCCCGGCGTGCGCTTTGTTCCAGGACGAACGCTTCTTTTCCTCGACGAGATTCAGGAGTGCCCGCGTGCTCGCGCTGCGCTTAAGTATCTCGCTCTCGACGGCAGGTGCGATGTCGTTGCGTCGGGCTCGCTTCTGGGCATTCGGTTCAAGGAGGAGGCTGCGCTCGCCTCCATTCCCGTTGGGTACGAGCGAGAGGTCGAAATGGGCCCCCTCGATTTTGAGGAGTACCTTTGGGCACGCGGGTATGGGGAGGACGATATCGCCAATTTGCGGGAATACTATGAGTCGTTGATACCCGTGCCCGTTGCGGTGAATCAGAAGATGATGCAGATGCTGCGCGAGTACCTCGCGGTCGGCGGTATGCCTGCGGTGGTGGACGCCTTTGCGCGGACGGACAACTTCGCCGTTGCTTTCGACGAGCAAAGCAGGCTGCTCGCCTCGTATCTCGACGACGTGGCTCGATACGCGCAAGCCCCCGAGCGCGGGCGTGCGCGGGCGTGCTTTGAATCGTTGCCGCGCCAGATCGCAAAGGAGAATACGAAGTTCCAGTATTCCGTGGTCGAGAACAGGGGAACGGCGCGCAAATTTGGCTCGTCCGTGGATTGGCTCGTGGGAGCAGGTATGGTGCGACGGTGCCAGTCGGTGAGCGCCGCCCAATTCCCTCTTGCCGCCTATGAAGATGGGACGAAGTTTCGCCTCTATGCCGCCGATACGGGCGTGCTCATGGCCATGTACGGCTTTGAAATGCTGGAAGCGGTGGTGAACAACAAGCTCGCGGGTCCCATGAAAGGCGGCCTCTACGAGAACCTGGTCGCCTGCATGCTTTCGGCGCGGGGCGTGGCTCTGCGCTATTGGCGGTCGCAGAAGGGCGATAGGGAAATAGAGTTTCTCGTCGACTCGCCCGACGCGAGCGTTGTGCCCATTGAGGTGAAGGCCTCGCGCGGATCTACGGTATCGCTCAACGACATGCTCGAGCGGCAGGACGTGAACCTTGGGTACAAGCTGATAGACGGCAACGTCGGCCGAGACGGCAAAAAGGTGACGCTTCCGTTATATATGGCCATGTTCTTAAAGTAG
- a CDS encoding peptide chain release factor N(5)-glutamine methyltransferase, whose protein sequence is MANEIWTIKRCLEWTKEYLAERGEEHPRLSAEWLLCAATGLARIDLYMRMDETLDAAQLETMHAAVVRRAKGEPLQHITGSTQFRMIDVACAPGVLIPRPETEMLVEEVLNYLDAEVLSPEAAARQRVELPWNDEVEQARKAEAALADERATAERRAANLTAADEAALGSDVLGSRAYAEELADREAEEAAARAAESEAAEAEAMEAPEPELDEYGIAIEGDDQETTSAQNAAEATEPAPAEPRVARVLEVGCGTGCISLSLAWERRGHVTCTATDIEPRAIDLATKNRDALGLTADEVAFSLTNLVSSIPREEWGTFDVLVSNPPYIPTDVMRSLPHEVKDFEPDLALEGGADGLDIFRRLLNAAPYMLRAGGLFACELYEGALDAAAELCRQAGLSDVRIVRDLTDRPRIVRAIVIEPKQRQ, encoded by the coding sequence ATGGCAAACGAGATCTGGACCATCAAGCGTTGTCTCGAGTGGACCAAGGAGTACCTGGCCGAGCGCGGCGAGGAGCATCCCCGTCTTTCTGCCGAGTGGCTGCTGTGCGCGGCTACGGGCCTGGCGCGCATCGACTTGTATATGCGCATGGACGAGACGCTCGACGCGGCCCAGCTCGAGACCATGCATGCGGCTGTCGTCCGCCGCGCCAAGGGCGAACCGCTGCAGCACATCACGGGTAGCACGCAGTTCCGCATGATCGACGTAGCGTGCGCCCCCGGCGTGCTCATCCCGCGCCCCGAGACCGAGATGCTCGTCGAGGAAGTTCTGAACTATCTGGATGCCGAGGTGCTGAGCCCCGAGGCCGCCGCCCGTCAGCGCGTGGAGTTGCCCTGGAACGATGAAGTCGAGCAGGCCCGCAAGGCCGAGGCAGCACTGGCCGATGAACGCGCGACTGCCGAGCGCCGTGCCGCCAACCTCACGGCTGCCGACGAGGCGGCGCTGGGCAGCGACGTACTTGGCAGCCGCGCCTATGCCGAGGAGCTGGCCGATCGCGAGGCCGAGGAAGCCGCCGCGCGGGCAGCAGAAAGCGAAGCGGCAGAAGCCGAGGCCATGGAAGCCCCCGAGCCCGAGCTCGACGAATACGGCATTGCCATCGAAGGCGACGACCAGGAGACGACCTCCGCGCAGAACGCCGCCGAGGCCACCGAGCCCGCTCCCGCCGAGCCCCGCGTCGCCCGCGTCCTCGAGGTCGGCTGCGGCACGGGCTGTATCTCGCTCTCGCTTGCCTGGGAGCGCCGCGGCCACGTCACCTGCACCGCTACCGATATCGAGCCGCGCGCCATCGACCTGGCAACCAAAAACCGCGACGCCCTAGGTCTCACGGCAGACGAGGTCGCATTCAGCCTCACCAACCTGGTAAGCTCGATTCCCCGCGAAGAGTGGGGCACCTTCGACGTCCTCGTCTCCAACCCGCCCTACATCCCCACCGACGTCATGCGCTCGCTGCCGCACGAGGTCAAGGATTTTGAGCCCGACCTGGCGCTCGAAGGCGGTGCCGACGGCCTCGACATCTTCCGCCGCTTGCTCAACGCGGCGCCCTACATGTTGCGCGCCGGTGGCCTCTTTGCCTGCGAGCTCTACGAGGGCGCTCTCGACGCCGCCGCCGAGCTCTGCCGCCAAGCGGGCCTGTCGGATGTGCGCATCGTCCGCGACCTCACCGATCGTCCCCGCATCGTCCGAGCCATCGTCATCGAGCCCAAACAGCGTCAGTAA
- a CDS encoding SpaA isopeptide-forming pilin-related protein: MIVLALAVVLTASFFLPTRAEAAVSDHTVPTISPSGTTINLFDYWVNPDNHLSVSGNGGINASHRFQFNDGKGDAPLNHWTGNTNPQPGIVSNTLSDGYPQLSGTYGGDSLRYLFDSSAQTGKTSHFGVTGLLKAQDGYYVYDSSENYAAYNADKNAFDVYDTWGIDKVGDSSHRGQFFPFDAADKVFKEESGRLVQNGITADNAGNHVNHHFGLSMSTRFVQPNGGLTNDKKDMTFEFAGDDDVWVFIDDVLVGDIGGIHSRASLSINFHTGDIKVNDNYNGTLKSKYQEAGKAGDTSWEGNTFADDTNHTLKFFYLERGATDSNMELKFNLVTVPESDIIKFDQDGKFVQSAEFALYKTDENFTDTTNDKNALLGSGTTDEAGHLTLTNDDDNGVINFDDLYNKNHGNKYYLLKETRVPEGYRSSLTATGGSMQLEYVPASAENGAGGVIINRGGMDADSVVWKTGAFAGAKETITAPVNVYKANDDLTKSNETVNLKSGILFAVVLKRDKSANADIKNQNNWYAVSGDPSTGMGYTLAEKPSKAGAIEAAKKDLHAFTLNTSGQYQVEIQNLPGDISSYYYMLSGDARKDAEYAVAIYHTTASSIANANTDNTVHVFSDDLPSGEKNFQRQFATRLLVTNIQNRLFVQKTDTEGKPVDGAKFGLYKADQVKMDANGKVMLNGEQTPFDTLTTGLVGNPVPLEGAGIFPNTSDGNRPLVKGTYFLKEVSAPKGFLLNDTLTKVIVDDYGVHADAGTADDGVSTFVGPGALMKSLGQFGAEGDIDNTLTWIKGQRQTSDGTLDDNGNLSWNNDAKGGEDEVHLKYGANGRVYQYGPTEKGKPYRLETETGWIRMGITQDVPGDTNAKVARADLGDMNLNALFTGATCVRVANKREASLEVTKRVVVPAGLTGKPDAGFTFKFTVPEGKTYKAAVFKNAGAGKQAGDVFDLKNGDTHAIKADETIRVYGLGEGDEYTVRELTGADKMPAGYKLTGRKQGTTNLTGAGDSITGEIEKQKPDGTLAEANKLVFTNTYKAEASDELTPQVTKKVSGVESTEKAFSFTLTATEETQKQIDDDDLKVSDALAGNEHAESKATSGKIIKDKGQTVDFSGMKFNKAGTYTFTLTEVHDADDDAAADGVQNSGWTMDASTYTVTVRVEDKNAKLTVTGVTVEKSGDDKRETLEVKNGKVNLATFNNSYAAKGSVTLAAKKQFTGGTLENQQFSFQVKEGDKVVAEEKNDANGDITFPAIDYTEAGEHDYAIKEVEGTDPTIVYDGKTVKVHVSVTDNKNGTLSAAATYDGEKAVPTFTNSKPTADATIEATKILKGKDLTAGAFTFGLYQGDTTTVDPIQTVQNDKDGKIKLILTGLTIGEYDYTLKEVADSDSTITYDSTAVKVHVSVKADGDKAKATVTYDDKNDAPTFTNKYQPAETLATLTAKKSYVKSDNTQATLKGGEFTFDLYEGDLTAEQLKGKQPIQTAKNGEDGTVTFPAINYTKAGEYKYTIVEQKGDLPHVVYDDAVHHAVVKVVDNAGQLEASVTYDDGKTVAPTFTNTYTAKGSVELTATKIVAVADGFKHDVKLKGGEYTFELKDAAGNVLGTAKNDADGKVSFTREFQLSDLGGAASKDFTYTIVEQSGTEPGIVYDSHALTYTVTVTDGGTGALNAKAIVTSVSGSETFTNTYQPAATGLALGAQKSYVKKDDNTPIVLKGGEFTFDVYEGNLTAEQLAGAKPVRTATNGADGSVNFDAFSYAKPGTHEYTIVERKGDLAYVTYDAAVHHAVVTVADNAGTLQASVAYDGTNVTKPSFTNTYEAQATDSGAIALTKSVDVHDGSYQLKAGDFAFELVGSDGSVIQTQKNDAHGKVAFDKLTFDHAGTFIYTVREVQPTDDAPGVPGVTYTGKTYTLTYVVKDNNDGKLVVESSTVMPSEGTENGVTPNTMTFTNSYQPGATSYQISGTKVLENADPSTTRTPADGEFTFALIDVATGQEIDRTKNVGKAFTFKAISYTATGSHAYQVKEVAGQDGTITYSDAVLDVTVSVTDDGSGQLTATANKTAADLTFTNTYTPTATTATITGTKALTGRDLAEGEFSFDLKDADGNVVQTVQNGADGTFGFAPLQLDKVGTYVYTVSERAGATANGVTYDTTVFTATVTVTENAETHALEAQVAYSKGGKAADAVAFSNSYAPAATEVKLGASKVLSGEDLKEGQFSFQLKDADGKVLQTAKNAADGTVGFEAISYDKPGTYAYSISEVDDGQKNVTYDAAEHRVTVTVTDDGAGHLVATVTYDGDVAPVFKNTYTPPTTPPVNPPTNPPSKPPVPKEEKPGLPNMGDTSLSPMALGGIAGGAVVLIAAGVILRRRNR; this comes from the coding sequence GTGATTGTTCTGGCCCTCGCCGTCGTGCTGACGGCGAGTTTCTTCCTGCCGACCCGCGCGGAGGCGGCGGTTTCGGACCACACGGTTCCGACGATTTCGCCTTCGGGGACAACAATCAACCTGTTTGATTACTGGGTGAATCCGGATAACCATCTGTCGGTTTCCGGCAACGGCGGCATCAACGCAAGCCACCGGTTCCAGTTTAACGATGGCAAGGGTGATGCACCGCTCAACCATTGGACGGGCAACACGAACCCGCAGCCCGGCATTGTCAGCAACACGCTTTCAGACGGCTACCCGCAGCTTTCCGGTACCTATGGCGGCGACTCCCTCCGCTATCTGTTCGATTCCTCTGCCCAGACCGGCAAGACGTCCCATTTTGGCGTGACGGGCCTCCTCAAGGCTCAGGACGGCTACTACGTCTATGACAGCTCCGAAAACTACGCAGCCTACAACGCTGACAAGAATGCCTTCGACGTCTATGACACCTGGGGCATTGACAAAGTGGGCGATTCGTCCCATCGGGGTCAGTTCTTCCCGTTCGATGCGGCAGACAAGGTGTTCAAGGAGGAAAGCGGCCGGCTCGTCCAAAATGGCATCACGGCAGACAACGCCGGTAACCACGTCAACCACCACTTCGGCCTCTCAATGTCCACGCGATTCGTGCAGCCCAACGGCGGCCTGACGAACGATAAGAAGGACATGACCTTCGAGTTCGCCGGCGATGATGACGTCTGGGTGTTCATCGATGATGTCCTCGTGGGTGATATCGGCGGTATTCACAGCCGTGCGAGTCTGAGTATCAACTTTCATACGGGCGACATTAAGGTAAACGACAATTACAACGGCACGCTGAAGAGCAAGTACCAGGAGGCGGGCAAGGCCGGCGACACGAGCTGGGAAGGCAACACCTTCGCCGACGACACCAACCACACCCTCAAGTTCTTCTACCTGGAGCGCGGCGCCACCGACTCCAACATGGAGCTCAAGTTCAACCTCGTGACGGTGCCCGAGTCCGACATCATAAAGTTCGACCAGGACGGCAAGTTCGTACAGAGCGCCGAGTTCGCGCTGTACAAAACAGACGAGAACTTTACAGATACGACCAATGACAAGAACGCGCTCCTCGGCTCCGGCACCACGGACGAGGCCGGCCACCTAACGCTCACGAACGACGATGACAACGGCGTCATCAACTTCGACGATCTCTACAACAAGAATCACGGTAACAAGTACTACCTCCTGAAGGAGACGCGCGTGCCGGAGGGATACCGCTCGAGTCTCACGGCGACAGGTGGCAGCATGCAGCTCGAGTACGTGCCCGCGAGCGCTGAGAACGGCGCGGGCGGCGTCATCATCAACCGCGGCGGTATGGATGCGGACAGCGTCGTGTGGAAGACTGGTGCGTTTGCCGGCGCGAAGGAGACCATCACCGCACCGGTGAACGTGTACAAGGCGAATGATGACCTGACGAAGTCCAACGAGACCGTCAACCTGAAGTCTGGCATACTGTTCGCTGTGGTGCTCAAGCGCGATAAAAGCGCAAACGCAGATATCAAAAATCAGAACAATTGGTACGCCGTGTCGGGCGACCCATCGACGGGAATGGGGTACACCCTCGCCGAGAAGCCGAGCAAGGCCGGCGCTATCGAGGCGGCGAAGAAGGACCTGCACGCCTTCACGCTCAACACGAGCGGCCAGTACCAGGTAGAGATTCAAAATCTGCCCGGTGACATCTCCAGCTACTACTACATGCTGAGCGGTGATGCCCGCAAGGATGCCGAGTACGCGGTGGCCATCTACCACACGACGGCAAGCTCTATCGCCAACGCGAATACGGACAACACGGTTCACGTGTTCAGCGATGACCTCCCCAGCGGCGAGAAGAATTTCCAGCGCCAGTTTGCCACGCGCTTGCTCGTCACGAACATCCAGAATCGCCTGTTCGTGCAGAAGACCGATACCGAGGGCAAGCCCGTTGACGGGGCGAAGTTCGGCCTGTACAAGGCCGATCAGGTGAAAATGGACGCGAACGGCAAGGTCATGCTCAATGGCGAGCAGACCCCCTTTGACACCCTGACGACGGGGTTGGTCGGCAACCCGGTTCCGCTCGAAGGTGCGGGCATATTCCCGAATACGAGCGACGGTAACAGGCCGCTCGTGAAGGGGACCTACTTCCTAAAGGAGGTCTCGGCCCCCAAGGGCTTCCTGCTTAACGACACGCTCACCAAGGTGATTGTGGACGATTACGGCGTCCATGCCGATGCTGGTACGGCCGATGACGGTGTTTCGACGTTCGTGGGCCCGGGCGCGCTCATGAAGAGCCTGGGCCAGTTTGGCGCAGAGGGCGACATCGACAACACGCTCACGTGGATCAAGGGCCAGCGCCAGACGTCTGACGGGACGCTCGACGACAACGGCAACCTTTCCTGGAACAATGACGCCAAGGGCGGCGAGGATGAGGTACATCTCAAGTACGGCGCCAATGGACGTGTCTACCAGTATGGGCCCACCGAGAAGGGCAAACCCTACCGCCTGGAGACCGAGACGGGCTGGATACGTATGGGCATCACGCAGGACGTGCCTGGTGACACTAATGCGAAGGTCGCCCGCGCCGACCTGGGCGACATGAATCTGAACGCGCTGTTCACCGGCGCCACCTGTGTGCGCGTGGCGAACAAGCGCGAGGCGAGCCTCGAGGTGACGAAGAGGGTCGTGGTGCCGGCGGGACTGACGGGAAAACCGGACGCGGGGTTCACCTTCAAGTTCACCGTGCCCGAAGGGAAGACCTACAAGGCCGCAGTGTTCAAGAACGCTGGGGCCGGAAAGCAAGCCGGCGACGTGTTCGATTTGAAGAACGGCGACACCCATGCCATCAAGGCCGACGAGACGATTCGCGTGTACGGACTTGGCGAGGGCGACGAGTACACGGTGCGGGAGCTGACCGGCGCAGACAAGATGCCCGCGGGCTATAAGCTGACCGGCCGCAAGCAGGGTACCACGAATCTGACCGGCGCAGGCGATAGTATCACCGGTGAGATCGAGAAGCAAAAACCCGACGGCACGTTGGCCGAAGCCAACAAGCTGGTGTTCACAAACACCTACAAGGCGGAAGCTAGCGACGAACTGACCCCGCAGGTAACGAAGAAGGTCTCCGGTGTTGAGAGCACGGAGAAGGCGTTCTCGTTCACGCTGACCGCCACGGAAGAGACGCAGAAGCAGATCGATGATGATGACCTCAAAGTCTCGGATGCTCTGGCGGGCAATGAGCATGCCGAGTCCAAGGCCACGAGTGGCAAGATCATCAAGGACAAGGGCCAGACGGTCGACTTCTCCGGCATGAAGTTCAACAAGGCCGGTACGTACACGTTCACGCTCACCGAGGTGCACGACGCCGACGACGACGCGGCGGCGGACGGCGTGCAGAACTCCGGCTGGACGATGGACGCCTCGACCTATACCGTCACGGTGAGGGTCGAGGATAAGAACGCCAAGCTGACTGTCACAGGCGTGACGGTGGAGAAGAGCGGCGATGACAAGCGCGAGACGCTTGAGGTCAAGAACGGCAAGGTGAACCTCGCCACCTTCAACAACAGCTATGCTGCGAAGGGTTCCGTGACCCTGGCGGCGAAGAAGCAATTTACGGGCGGCACCCTTGAGAACCAGCAGTTCTCATTCCAGGTGAAGGAGGGCGATAAGGTTGTCGCCGAAGAAAAGAACGATGCCAATGGCGACATCACCTTCCCGGCCATTGATTACACCGAGGCTGGTGAGCACGACTACGCCATCAAGGAGGTCGAAGGCACCGACCCGACTATCGTTTACGATGGCAAGACGGTGAAAGTGCACGTTAGCGTCACCGATAACAAGAACGGCACGCTGAGCGCGGCCGCCACCTACGACGGCGAGAAGGCCGTGCCGACCTTCACCAACTCGAAGCCGACGGCCGACGCCACTATCGAGGCGACGAAGATCCTCAAGGGCAAGGACCTGACGGCTGGTGCGTTCACTTTCGGCCTATATCAAGGCGACACGACTACGGTTGATCCCATCCAGACTGTCCAGAACGACAAGGACGGCAAGATTAAGCTCATCCTCACCGGTCTGACCATAGGCGAGTACGACTACACGCTCAAGGAGGTCGCTGACAGCGATTCGACCATCACCTACGATTCCACGGCGGTGAAGGTCCACGTCTCGGTGAAGGCGGACGGTGACAAGGCAAAGGCGACTGTCACCTATGACGACAAGAATGATGCCCCGACCTTCACTAACAAGTATCAGCCTGCCGAGACCTTGGCTACACTCACGGCGAAGAAATCGTACGTGAAGTCCGACAACACGCAGGCCACGCTCAAGGGCGGCGAGTTCACCTTCGACCTGTACGAGGGTGATCTGACGGCTGAGCAGCTGAAGGGCAAGCAGCCCATCCAGACCGCTAAGAACGGCGAGGACGGAACCGTTACCTTCCCGGCCATCAACTACACCAAGGCCGGCGAGTACAAATACACTATCGTGGAGCAGAAGGGCGACCTGCCCCACGTGGTCTACGACGATGCGGTTCACCACGCCGTGGTGAAGGTCGTGGACAACGCCGGCCAGTTGGAGGCGAGCGTCACCTACGATGACGGCAAGACGGTCGCCCCCACCTTCACGAACACCTACACCGCAAAGGGATCCGTGGAGCTGACGGCGACCAAGATCGTTGCGGTCGCGGACGGCTTCAAGCACGATGTCAAGCTGAAGGGCGGCGAGTACACCTTCGAGCTGAAGGATGCCGCCGGCAACGTGCTCGGCACCGCGAAGAACGACGCCGACGGCAAGGTCAGCTTCACGCGCGAGTTCCAGCTCTCCGACTTGGGCGGCGCCGCGAGCAAGGACTTCACCTACACCATCGTGGAACAGTCGGGCACGGAGCCGGGCATCGTCTACGACAGCCATGCCCTCACCTATACGGTGACGGTCACGGACGGCGGGACCGGAGCGCTGAATGCGAAGGCGATCGTGACGAGCGTATCCGGCTCGGAGACCTTCACCAACACCTACCAGCCGGCCGCGACCGGCCTGGCCCTCGGTGCGCAGAAGAGCTATGTGAAGAAGGACGACAACACGCCGATCGTCCTCAAGGGCGGCGAGTTCACCTTCGATGTGTACGAGGGCAACCTGACGGCTGAGCAGCTTGCCGGGGCCAAGCCCGTCCGGACCGCGACCAACGGCGCGGACGGAAGTGTTAACTTCGACGCCTTCTCCTACGCGAAGCCGGGCACGCACGAGTACACCATCGTGGAGCGGAAGGGTGATCTGGCCTACGTGACCTACGACGCCGCGGTGCACCATGCCGTGGTGACGGTTGCGGACAATGCCGGCACGCTGCAGGCGAGCGTCGCCTACGACGGCACGAATGTCACGAAGCCCAGCTTCACCAACACCTATGAGGCACAGGCGACGGACTCCGGCGCGATCGCCCTCACCAAGAGCGTTGACGTGCACGACGGCAGCTATCAGCTAAAGGCGGGAGACTTCGCCTTCGAGCTGGTGGGGTCTGACGGCTCGGTGATCCAGACCCAGAAGAACGATGCGCACGGCAAGGTTGCCTTCGACAAGCTGACCTTCGACCATGCGGGCACCTTTATCTACACGGTCCGCGAGGTGCAGCCGACGGACGACGCTCCGGGCGTGCCGGGCGTGACCTACACCGGCAAGACGTACACCCTGACCTACGTGGTGAAGGACAACAACGACGGCAAGCTGGTGGTGGAGAGCTCCACGGTGATGCCGAGCGAGGGTACCGAGAACGGCGTCACCCCCAACACCATGACGTTTACGAACAGCTACCAGCCGGGCGCGACCTCCTACCAGATCTCTGGCACCAAGGTGCTTGAGAATGCCGACCCGTCCACCACGCGGACGCCCGCCGATGGCGAGTTCACGTTCGCGCTGATTGACGTGGCCACGGGGCAGGAGATCGACCGGACCAAGAACGTGGGTAAGGCGTTTACCTTCAAGGCCATCTCGTACACTGCGACTGGTTCGCATGCGTACCAGGTGAAGGAGGTTGCGGGCCAAGATGGCACCATCACTTACAGCGATGCGGTGTTGGATGTGACGGTGAGCGTGACCGACGACGGCAGCGGCCAGCTGACCGCGACGGCGAACAAGACGGCTGCGGATCTGACCTTCACCAACACCTACACGCCGACGGCAACGACGGCGACGATTACCGGAACGAAGGCTCTGACCGGCCGCGACTTGGCCGAGGGTGAGTTCTCCTTCGACCTGAAGGACGCCGACGGTAACGTGGTGCAGACGGTGCAGAACGGCGCCGACGGCACGTTTGGCTTCGCGCCGCTGCAGCTGGACAAGGTGGGGACGTACGTCTACACCGTGTCCGAGCGGGCAGGGGCGACGGCGAACGGCGTCACCTACGACACGACGGTCTTTACCGCGACGGTGACGGTGACGGAGAATGCGGAGACGCACGCGCTGGAGGCACAGGTTGCCTACAGCAAGGGCGGCAAGGCTGCGGATGCGGTGGCATTCAGCAACAGCTACGCGCCGGCCGCGACTGAGGTGAAGCTGGGGGCCTCCAAGGTGCTGAGCGGCGAAGACCTTAAGGAAGGGCAGTTCTCCTTCCAGCTGAAGGATGCCGACGGCAAGGTGCTGCAGACCGCCAAGAACGCGGCGGACGGCACGGTGGGCTTCGAGGCGATCTCGTACGACAAGCCCGGGACGTACGCCTACAGCATCTCCGAGGTGGACGACGGTCAGAAGAACGTGACGTACGACGCGGCCGAGCACCGGGTAACGGTGACGGTGACGGACGACGGTGCGGGCCATCTGGTGGCGACGGTAACCTATGACGGCGACGTGGCGCCGGTGTTCAAGAACACGTACACGCCGCCGACCACCCCGCCAGTCAACCCGCCGACGAATCCTCCGAGCAAGCCGCCGGTGCCGAAGGAAGAGAAGCCGGGTCTGCCGAATATGGGCGATACCAGCTTGTCGCCGATGGCCCTGGGTGGCATCGCGGGCGGCGCGGTGGTGCTGATCGCCGCAGGCGTAATCCTGCGGCGCCGGAACCGGTAG